One Loxodonta africana isolate mLoxAfr1 chromosome 15, mLoxAfr1.hap2, whole genome shotgun sequence genomic window carries:
- the LOC100664113 gene encoding LOW QUALITY PROTEIN: olfactory receptor 6M1-like (The sequence of the model RefSeq protein was modified relative to this genomic sequence to represent the inferred CDS: inserted 2 bases in 1 codon) → MALGNWSTVTEFTLIAFPHLLELRLFLFVLLLLTYTLTAIGNIIIISLIWTDNGLQTPMYFFLSNLSFLDTLYTTVITPKLLACLLGKRAISFAGCITQTYFYFFLGTVEFILLAVMSFDRYVAICNPLRYNIIMNSRVCLILVLSCWMGAFLSVLVPTIIVTRLPYCNKEINHFFCDIAPLLQVACIDTRLIEKINFLLSALVILSSLAFTTGSYIYIISTILRIPSAQGRQRAFSTCASHITVVSIAYGSNIFVYVRPNRNYSLDFDKIAAVLITVVTPLLNPFIYSLRNEKVKKVLXETMNRITSLILWRT, encoded by the exons ATGGCCCTGGGAAATTGGAGCACAGTGACTGAATTCACCCTGATTGCCTTCCCACATCTCCTGGAGCTTCGGCTATTCCTCTTTGTACTTCTCTTGTTGACCTACACATTAACAGCAATAGGAAACATCATCATCATCTCCTTAATATGGACTGATAATGGCCTGCAAACCccaatgtactttttcctcagtaatttgTCCTTTTTAGATACCTTATACACCACTGTCATTACCCCAAAATTGCTAGCCTGTCTCCTAGGAAAGAGGGCCATATCCTTTGCTGGCTGTATCACACAAACATATTTCTACTTCTTCCTGGGGACAGTGGAGTTCATCCTCTTGGCTGTCATGTCctttgaccgctatgtggccatctgtaaccccCTGCGCTACAACATCATCATGAACAGTAGAGTCTGCCTCATATTGGTTCTGAGCTGTTGGATGGGAGCCTTCCTTTCTGTGTTGGTACCAACTATTATAGTGACAAGGCTACCTTACTGTAACAAAGAAATTAATCATTTTTTCTGTGACATTGCTCCTCTTCTGCAGGTGGCCTGTATAGATACTCGCCTCATTGAGAAGATAAACTTTCTCCTATCCGCCCTTGTCATCCTGAGCTCCCTGGCATTCACTACTGGGTCCTACATCTACATCATTTCTACCATCCTACGCATTCCCTCTGCCCAAGGCCGTCAAAGAGCTTTTTCTACCTGTGCTTCTCACATAACTGTCGTCTCCATTGCTTACGGGAGCAACATCTTTGTGTATGTGAGACCCAATCGGAACTATTCTTTGGATTTTGACAAGATAGCTGCTGTCCTCATTACAGTGGTGacccctcttctgaatccttttATTTATAGCTTGAGGAATGAAAAGGTAAAGAAAGTGCT AGAGACAATGAACAGAATCACGTCCTTGATACTCTGGAGAACTTGA